In Schizosaccharomyces osmophilus chromosome 1, complete sequence, the genomic window AACAGCAATACGAGCCCGGATAGGGTTGTAAGCATCGAACATCTCCTTCAAGCCTTCGTTTGTTAAAGTAACCGAAAGGCCAGAAACATAGATAGAGTTAGGGGGAAGAGGCTTAGCCTTCTTCTTGCCAGCAGCATTTCTAGacttgttgttttgttttttttctgtagaAAGAGGTTCAGAGGATTCTTGGCTTTCCtcatcttccttttcagGAGAAGCTTCAGAATCTTCAGCGGTAGTGGCGGtttcattattttctttatcgGAAGTATTCTTCTCCTTAAGCTTCACATGGTTAGCCACACAGCTCTTATAATAGTAAAGTCTGACttacttctttctttgattttttgggTTGTTTTTGAACAGGGCGAGCTCTCTGAACGGCAATCTCGCGTTCGTTCAAGGTTTTTCCATTTAAGGTATCAATAGCCTTCTCTACATCTTCCTCGCTGGCGAATGTGACGAAGGCGATACCAGATGGTACTAGGCGAGTTCCACGGCGTACGCGGCGGAAAGGGATGGTAACTTTGCGACTGAACTTAGTTAGCAATCACCTCCACTAATCAATTTATCAAACAATAGGGCAAACCACTCGAGTAATTGTTGCGATTCAAACGAAACCAACTGTTAACGCCATAAAAATGTCCCATTTATTGGCTCTAGAAAATCCATAACAATTtggtttctgttttctattttagCAATTTACTTCAACATTCTCCTCATACGAAGAGATACGGTTTAGTCCCTTTTAATTAACATACACAGCTCCGACAGtttcaaacaaagaacGGATCTCGCTCTTCTTGGTAGAGGTATTCAAGCGGCCAACAAAGACACGGAAATCTTGTTCTTGGTTTGtggtttcttttggagATTCAGCGGCAGAAGCAGCAGTGTTTACAGAGTTCTCTACTTGCTCTTG contains:
- the tcg1 gene encoding single-stranded telomeric binding protein Tgc1; translation: MSAEGTVVDNTPTVIQEQVENSVNTAASAAESPKETTNQEQDFRVFVGRLNTSTKKSEIRSLFETVGAVRKVTIPFRRVRRGTRLVPSGIAFVTFASEEDVEKAIDTLNGKTLNEREIAVQRARPVQKQPKKSKKELKEKNTSDKENNETATTAEDSEASPEKEDEESQESSEPLSTEKKQNNKSRNAAGKKKAKPLPPNSIYVSGLSVTLTNEGLKEMFDAYNPIRARIAVRSLPPYIIRRIKLRGEQRRGRGFGFVSFSTPEEQTRAIEEMNGKQIGDLTLVVKNAISREEKQKETEEKEDENNAVSEEGEKAESEQAASATQEASAANVEADSAEKATASA